The following proteins are encoded in a genomic region of Sneathiella marina:
- the preA gene encoding NAD-dependent dihydropyrimidine dehydrogenase subunit PreA, with the protein MADLTYNFAGIKTPNPFWLASAPPTDKEYNVVRAFEAGWGGVVWKTLGEDPPVVNVSSRYGAVNFNGQRMMGFNNIELITDRPLEVNLEEITRVKKDWPDRAVVVSLMVPCEEEPWKRILKKVDATGADGIELNFGCPHGMSERGMGAAVGQVPEYIEMVTRWCKKYSQLPVIVKLTPNITDIRHAARAAVRGGADAVSLINTINSITNVDLDQMAPMPTVDGKGAHGGYCGPAVKPIALNMVAEIARDPECGNIAISGIGGVSDWRDAAEFMALSCGTVQVCTAAMHYGFKIVDDMKTGLSNWMDSKGYKSIDEFRAMAVPNVTDWNQLNMNYDIKARINQDLCIKCGLCHISCEDTSHQAITASRVDGERHYEVVDKECVGCNLCMLACPVDNCITMEEVDSGKPYMNWNQNPLNPLATAAE; encoded by the coding sequence ATGGCTGATTTAACATATAATTTCGCTGGAATTAAAACTCCGAATCCTTTCTGGCTGGCCAGTGCGCCGCCAACGGACAAGGAATATAACGTCGTGCGCGCATTTGAAGCGGGCTGGGGCGGTGTGGTCTGGAAAACACTTGGTGAAGACCCGCCGGTGGTAAATGTGTCGTCGCGCTACGGCGCCGTTAATTTCAATGGTCAGCGGATGATGGGGTTCAACAATATAGAACTTATCACGGATCGCCCGCTGGAGGTCAATCTGGAGGAAATCACCCGGGTGAAAAAAGACTGGCCGGACCGGGCCGTTGTTGTCTCGTTAATGGTGCCCTGCGAGGAAGAGCCGTGGAAGCGGATTTTGAAAAAGGTTGACGCGACAGGAGCCGACGGGATTGAGCTGAATTTCGGCTGTCCTCACGGGATGTCTGAACGCGGTATGGGGGCTGCGGTCGGGCAGGTGCCGGAATATATCGAGATGGTCACACGCTGGTGTAAGAAATATTCCCAACTCCCTGTAATCGTTAAGCTAACGCCGAATATAACGGATATCCGCCACGCGGCACGGGCCGCGGTCCGGGGTGGGGCGGACGCTGTCTCCCTGATCAATACCATCAACTCCATTACCAATGTAGATCTCGATCAGATGGCTCCCATGCCGACGGTAGATGGAAAAGGAGCGCATGGTGGTTATTGCGGGCCGGCGGTAAAACCCATCGCGCTTAATATGGTGGCGGAAATTGCCAGAGATCCGGAATGCGGGAATATTGCCATATCCGGTATTGGCGGCGTATCCGATTGGCGCGATGCGGCGGAATTCATGGCGCTCAGCTGCGGAACCGTGCAGGTTTGTACAGCGGCCATGCATTACGGCTTCAAAATCGTCGATGATATGAAAACCGGCCTTAGTAACTGGATGGACAGTAAAGGGTATAAATCCATTGATGAGTTTCGGGCGATGGCCGTGCCAAATGTCACGGACTGGAACCAGCTCAACATGAATTACGACATCAAGGCGCGGATCAATCAGGATCTCTGCATTAAATGTGGTTTATGCCATATTTCCTGCGAAGATACATCGCATCAAGCCATAACAGCCTCTCGTGTTGACGGTGAACGTCATTACGAAGTAGTGGACAAGGAATGTGTGGGATGTAATCTGTGTATGCTGGCCTGTCCTGTCGACAATTGCATCACAATGGAAGAAGTTGATAGTGGCAAGCCATATATGAATTGGAACCAGAACCCCCTAAACCCTTTGGCAACAGCCGCGGAATAG
- a CDS encoding Zn-dependent hydrolase gives MQNMNVKGDRLWESLMEMAKIGATEKGGCCRLALTDLDREGRDLFSEWCKDAGCTIKVDKMGNIFARRAGTNDDLAPVMTGSHLDTQPTGGKYDGVFGVLAGLEVLRTLNDFDVKTEHPVEVAVWTNEEGSRFAPAMVASGVFAGVFDLEYGLSRADLDGKTMGEELDRIGYAGTEEVGGREIKAFFEAHIEQGPILEHEEKTIGVVMGAQGQRWYEVTVTGQEAHAGPTPMARRKDALVAASKMVTEVNRIGLDNQPFACATVGLLQSSPNSRNTIPGSVFFTVDFRHPKDEILSKMDAELRAFCKKTAEDGGFEMEFEEIWYSPPVEFDDACVKAVRNGADTAGYGNMDIISGAGHDACYISRVAPTGMIFVPCENGISHNEEEEATPEDLAAGCNVLLHAIVERANIA, from the coding sequence ATGCAGAATATGAATGTGAAAGGCGACCGCCTTTGGGAAAGCCTGATGGAAATGGCAAAAATCGGTGCGACGGAAAAAGGCGGATGCTGCCGTCTGGCGCTGACGGACCTTGATCGTGAAGGCCGGGATTTGTTTTCTGAGTGGTGTAAGGATGCGGGCTGTACCATCAAAGTTGATAAAATGGGCAATATATTTGCGCGCCGGGCCGGAACAAATGATGATCTTGCCCCCGTGATGACAGGGTCTCATCTGGATACCCAACCCACAGGCGGCAAATATGATGGCGTATTTGGAGTTCTCGCCGGACTGGAAGTCTTGCGGACGTTAAATGACTTTGACGTGAAAACAGAGCATCCGGTTGAGGTTGCCGTCTGGACCAACGAGGAAGGCTCGCGCTTTGCCCCGGCCATGGTCGCCTCAGGTGTCTTTGCCGGCGTTTTTGATCTTGAATATGGCCTCAGTCGTGCAGATCTTGACGGCAAGACCATGGGCGAAGAACTTGATCGCATCGGATATGCCGGAACCGAAGAGGTAGGCGGGCGTGAGATCAAAGCCTTTTTCGAAGCGCATATTGAACAGGGCCCGATCCTGGAGCATGAGGAGAAAACCATCGGCGTAGTGATGGGCGCCCAGGGACAACGCTGGTACGAAGTTACCGTAACCGGGCAGGAAGCTCATGCCGGACCGACCCCGATGGCCCGCCGCAAAGACGCCCTTGTCGCGGCGTCCAAGATGGTCACGGAAGTCAATCGAATTGGCCTGGATAATCAACCTTTCGCCTGTGCAACGGTCGGTCTGCTGCAATCCAGCCCGAATTCCCGCAATACAATACCGGGTTCGGTATTTTTCACGGTTGATTTCCGTCATCCGAAAGACGAGATTTTGAGCAAGATGGATGCTGAACTCCGGGCTTTTTGCAAGAAAACAGCGGAAGATGGTGGCTTTGAAATGGAATTTGAAGAAATCTGGTATTCACCACCAGTTGAGTTCGATGATGCCTGCGTAAAAGCGGTTCGAAACGGTGCGGATACAGCTGGCTACGGTAATATGGATATAATTTCCGGTGCCGGTCACGATGCCTGCTATATCAGCCGCGTCGCGCCAACGGGAATGATTTTTGTTCCCTGTGAGAACGGGATTAGTCATAACGAGGAAGAAGAGGCGACACCGGAAGATCTCGCCGCCGGATGCAATGTTCTTTTGCATGCGATAGTTGAGCGCGCCAACATTGCCTGA
- a CDS encoding ABC transporter ATP-binding protein, whose protein sequence is MSTDAVVEIKKLNLIFPAPDAPVHALSDIDLKLDAGDFVSFIGPSGCGKTTLMRVIADLETPTDGHISVNGLSPEEARKNRAYGYVFQAPALYPWRTVQKNIMLPLEIMGLSKQEQRERAEKNLALVNLEGFEKKFPWQLSGGMQQRVSIARALAVEPDLLLMDEPFGALDEITRDHLNEQLLKLWNQTQKTVVFVTHSIPEAVFLSSKIVVMSPRPGKIIDIIDSGLPRDRTLDIRETPEFLEISHRVREGLRSGHSYDD, encoded by the coding sequence ATGTCTACAGATGCCGTCGTTGAGATCAAAAAACTCAACCTGATCTTTCCGGCACCGGACGCGCCGGTTCACGCATTGTCGGATATCGACCTGAAACTGGATGCCGGCGACTTTGTCTCCTTCATCGGACCTTCCGGTTGCGGGAAAACCACGCTCATGCGGGTTATCGCTGATCTGGAAACACCGACGGATGGCCATATTTCAGTGAACGGCTTGTCCCCTGAGGAAGCCCGGAAAAACCGGGCGTATGGATATGTCTTTCAGGCGCCCGCTTTGTATCCCTGGCGGACCGTTCAAAAGAATATCATGTTACCTTTGGAAATCATGGGCTTATCGAAGCAAGAACAGCGAGAGCGGGCGGAGAAAAACCTGGCGCTTGTCAATCTGGAAGGGTTTGAGAAAAAATTTCCGTGGCAGCTTTCCGGCGGGATGCAGCAACGGGTTTCCATAGCCAGGGCATTGGCGGTTGAGCCGGATCTCCTGCTGATGGATGAGCCTTTTGGTGCCCTTGACGAGATTACACGGGATCATTTGAATGAGCAGCTTTTAAAACTCTGGAATCAAACACAAAAGACCGTTGTCTTCGTGACCCATTCCATTCCCGAAGCCGTCTTTTTATCGTCGAAAATTGTTGTCATGTCGCCGCGGCCCGGCAAGATCATTGATATCATAGATAGCGGCCTGCCGCGGGATCGAACTCTCGATATTCGGGAAACCCCGGAATTTCTCGAAATTTCCCACCGGGTGCGAGAAGGGCTGAGATCGGGGCATTCCTACGATGACTGA
- a CDS encoding ABC transporter permease, which yields MTDQQTGTKPSHWGRLYNGQILPVVTVILAIIVIWYAGAVYMNSERLIDGYERSKTDWEFSDLVEDSWSMERPILPAPQQIIEELDNTIIDKKITSKRSLVFHAWITLSSTLLGFAFGTLLGIVLAVGIVHVKTLDRSLMPWVIASQTIPILAIAPMIIVVLGHLGLTGLVPKAIISMYLCFFPITIGMVKGLRSPDILQLDLMKTYSASNNDVFWKLRIPASIPYLFTSLKVAVAISLVGAIVAELPTGAVQGLGARLLAGSYYGQTIQIWSALVVASVLGMVLVWAVGIAEKLTLRRMGGQS from the coding sequence ATGACTGATCAGCAGACAGGAACGAAACCCAGCCATTGGGGTCGGCTCTATAACGGCCAGATACTTCCTGTCGTAACGGTCATTCTGGCGATTATCGTGATCTGGTATGCGGGCGCTGTTTATATGAACTCCGAACGGTTGATCGACGGATATGAACGGTCGAAAACCGACTGGGAATTTTCAGATCTGGTTGAAGATTCCTGGTCCATGGAACGGCCGATCCTGCCGGCTCCTCAACAGATTATTGAGGAACTGGACAACACCATCATTGACAAGAAAATCACCTCGAAACGCAGCCTGGTTTTTCATGCCTGGATAACGTTGTCATCGACATTGCTGGGATTTGCCTTTGGGACGTTACTCGGCATTGTTCTCGCGGTCGGGATTGTCCATGTCAAAACACTGGACCGCAGCCTGATGCCGTGGGTTATTGCGTCACAAACCATTCCAATCCTGGCCATTGCTCCCATGATCATTGTCGTGTTGGGCCATCTGGGCCTGACCGGGCTGGTCCCCAAAGCCATCATTTCCATGTATCTATGTTTCTTTCCCATTACCATTGGAATGGTCAAGGGATTGAGATCGCCGGACATACTGCAGCTTGACCTGATGAAGACTTATAGCGCGTCGAATAATGATGTTTTTTGGAAATTACGCATTCCAGCCTCCATTCCGTATCTCTTTACAAGTTTGAAAGTTGCCGTGGCCATCAGTCTGGTGGGGGCCATTGTTGCCGAACTGCCAACGGGCGCGGTACAAGGTCTTGGGGCTCGCTTGCTGGCGGGGTCCTATTATGGGCAAACCATCCAGATCTGGTCGGCGCTTGTGGTGGCATCTGTGCTGGGAATGGTGCTTGTCTGGGCCGTCGGGATTGCTGAAAAGCTGACGCTGCGCCGGATGGGAGGGCAGAGCTGA
- a CDS encoding ABC transporter permease, giving the protein MAGRYDPVLIIFMGFSLVSFWFPVGHDGNDSVTWWFDIRAGALVAASVLIAGIQLYFRVTNLTFALFVTLALILGVMAPLLAIDTLRTDGYEAIGLWIYVAGLGFLAWRAMAMLSKAAEFNRLISFAVPALFGLWLLYLWQVVTTGFGVPSVLLPSPGQIGDAIAANGETLYADFYQTVIKSVLSGFVFGCGSGFLVAILVDRIPFMQRGLLPLGSLVSAVPIVGIAPIMVMWFGFDWESKAAVIVVMTFFPMLINTLAGLQATGKIEKDLMRSYAAGYWQTLFFVRLPNALPFIFNALKINSTLAMIGAIVAEFFGTPIVGMGFRISTEVGRMNVDIVWATIAVAAVVGSVFYGLLALFEKRLTFWHASYRRAR; this is encoded by the coding sequence ATGGCGGGCCGTTATGATCCTGTCCTGATTATATTTATGGGCTTTTCCCTTGTCTCTTTCTGGTTTCCTGTCGGGCATGATGGCAATGACTCCGTCACCTGGTGGTTCGACATTCGGGCCGGTGCATTGGTTGCCGCGTCTGTCCTGATTGCGGGGATACAACTTTATTTTCGGGTAACAAACTTAACATTTGCCCTGTTTGTCACACTTGCCTTGATCCTGGGTGTAATGGCGCCACTTTTAGCCATCGATACTCTCCGAACTGATGGCTATGAGGCAATCGGGCTGTGGATTTATGTTGCAGGACTTGGATTTCTGGCCTGGCGGGCGATGGCTATGTTGTCAAAAGCGGCGGAGTTTAACCGGCTGATTTCCTTTGCTGTACCGGCCCTGTTCGGGCTCTGGCTGCTATATTTATGGCAGGTGGTCACTACGGGCTTTGGCGTGCCGTCGGTTCTGTTGCCATCGCCCGGGCAAATCGGTGACGCCATCGCGGCTAATGGTGAGACACTCTATGCGGATTTCTATCAGACAGTGATCAAGTCGGTGCTATCGGGGTTCGTGTTCGGCTGTGGATCGGGTTTTCTTGTGGCCATTCTGGTTGATCGGATTCCCTTTATGCAGCGTGGTCTGTTGCCCTTGGGCTCACTTGTCAGTGCCGTGCCGATCGTCGGGATCGCGCCGATCATGGTGATGTGGTTCGGGTTCGATTGGGAATCCAAAGCGGCTGTTATTGTCGTCATGACCTTTTTTCCCATGCTGATCAACACTCTTGCCGGATTGCAGGCAACGGGAAAGATCGAGAAAGATCTGATGCGGTCCTACGCTGCGGGTTACTGGCAGACGCTTTTCTTTGTCCGCTTGCCAAACGCGCTTCCCTTTATTTTCAATGCGCTTAAAATAAACTCAACACTGGCAATGATTGGCGCCATTGTCGCAGAGTTTTTTGGCACGCCGATTGTCGGCATGGGGTTCCGGATTTCAACGGAAGTTGGCCGCATGAATGTCGATATCGTATGGGCAACCATTGCCGTCGCCGCCGTCGTTGGTTCCGTATTTTATGGCCTGCTGGCCTTGTTTGAGAAGAGACTGACCTTTTGGCACGCTTCTTACCGGCGGGCTAGATAA